A single Elaeis guineensis isolate ETL-2024a chromosome 15, EG11, whole genome shotgun sequence DNA region contains:
- the LOC105058597 gene encoding LOW QUALITY PROTEIN: uncharacterized protein (The sequence of the model RefSeq protein was modified relative to this genomic sequence to represent the inferred CDS: inserted 1 base in 1 codon; substituted 1 base at 1 genomic stop codon) — protein sequence MDLLGAPLEALAFRYSADVAVWLWAWFAVLAAALGSGASAPPSSCSQAPPSLGPIGAEAVSAPALMEQSPSCNADGIATPKARFMAYFHADDDSDEKERGGGVSDGDGEETEEEEEEETPWGWERRMVRNGGNLGXYRYQDDTAFNGGVVRLWDGNVRLTVTAGKVRRRTXGQNGNKWRDGILMRCIQPGTTRPEFATLKFSSK from the exons ATGGACCTCCTCGGAGCGCCGCTGGAGGCCCTGGCGTTCCGCTACTCCGCCGACGTCGCCGTCTGGCTCTGGGCGTGGTTCGCCGTCCTCGCCGCCGCACTCGGCTCTGGCGCATCCGCGCCGCCATCCTCCTGCTCCCAAGCCCCCCCGTCCCTTGGACCCATCGGAGCTGAAGCCGTCTCGGCGCCGGCTCTGATGGAGCAGTCACCGAGCTGCAACGCTGACGGGATTGCCACGCCCAAAGCGCGCTTCATGGCGTACTTCCACGCCGACGACGACAGCGACGAGAAGGAGCGAGGTGGCGGCGTCAGTGACGGTGACGGAGAGGagacagaggaggaggaggaggaggagacgcCATGGGGATGGGAGCGGAGGATGGTGAGGAACGGTGGGAACCTGG GGTACCGTTACCAGGATGATACAGCGTTTAACGGTGGCGTCGTGAGGCTGTGGGATGGCAACGTACGGCTGACGGTGACGGCGGGGAAGGTGCGACGGCGGACGTAGGGGCAGAACGGGAATAAGTGGAGAGATGGAATACTTATGCGGTGTATACAGCCGGGAACGACGCGCCCGGAATTTGCTACTTTAAAGTTTTCTTCGAAATGA